Proteins encoded together in one Erinaceus europaeus chromosome 11, mEriEur2.1, whole genome shotgun sequence window:
- the LOC132541487 gene encoding serine/threonine-protein kinase PAK 4-like, whose product MTREWCLWAKGLSIQDEAEESDSCCRHPRKAGACLQRLSEEEEEEETTSFDLPRALFLSPALHPALAERAGAEGGERGRDEGGRGEGALARSPEPRAATERGSPPNSRAAAQPAPGAAAASGTGAGAPVGAAPGTPERGGRGAPHSRAPRSPAAAAWGRPRLAPHCSSPPGPAAGADEPMARGPSAAAPAAPPAPPAPGTMRAAPGPRGCTCLLLAAVLDLVRGCTVQERATS is encoded by the exons ATGACCAGAGAATGGTGCCTGTGGGCCAAAGGACTAAGCATCCAGGATGAAG CTGAAGAGAGCGACAGCTGCTGCAGACACCCACGGAAAGCTGGGGCTTGTCTCCAGAGGCTgtcggaggaagaggaggaagaagagacgaCCAGCTTTGACCTTCCCAGAGCGCTCTTTCTCAGCCCAGCTCTGCACCCCGCTCT CGCCGAGCGGGCGGGCGCGGAGggcggggagagggggagggacgaGGGAGGGCGCGGGGAGGGGGCGCTCGCCCGCAGCCCAGAGCCCCGCGCAGCCACAGAGCGCGGTTCGCCTCCAAACTCGCGAGCAGCCGCCCAGCCGGCTCCGGGGGCCGCCGCGGCTTCAGGAACCGGAGCCGGAGCCCCAGTCGGAGCCGCCCCGGGGACGCCGGAGCGCGGGGGTCGCGGCGCCCCGCACAGCCGAGCCCCGAGGAGCCCGGCCGCCGCGGCATGGGGGCGCCCCCGCCTCGCCCCGCACTGCTCTTCCCCGCCGGGGCCGGCGGCCGGAGCGGATGAGCCCATGGCGAGGGGCCCCtcggccgccgcccccgccgccccgccaGCGCCGCCAGCTCCGGGCACCATGCGCGCCGCCCCCGGCCCCCGAGGCTGCACCTGCCTGCTGCTCGCCGCCGTCCTGGACCTGGTGCGCG GGTGCACGGTGCAGGAGCGAGCCACCAGCTGA